In Strigops habroptila isolate Jane chromosome 4, bStrHab1.2.pri, whole genome shotgun sequence, a single genomic region encodes these proteins:
- the ZP2 gene encoding zona pellucida sperm-binding protein 2: protein MGLFVKQQCLGASMMWLLFLFGFFLPLASCADGLEDQDLLESVTCHRDGMDVEFSRELGNCSWHVYVVDVNDEEMVYCDHAVDHERLLLRVLFVNCTSLEYGQHQLRLRLMVNDTMGEEKNVTYSSRCDSAHADEIITPFFAGTTDCTKGFMAVTFPRLVPSLSDKHTVPTAPVNWTLSIDDGTTIHQLSLEQAMQQGYNFLADGHNLIFQAAFAATGVVSYKHNDKVLYTVALKLTYGPPEHRLTVESRMLCAPGPATCNATHMTVAIPAFPGTLMAVSVENKTIPMDQLQENGIVLDTKMGVKLHISKGVLKSRLHGESCSGLQSYMSALKLAFHFHGETVTMVMHPECPCDQHTPIAAVCTQDGYMDFEVLADSTTPLLDLDTLRLRDPACRPAFKSSLNDRVWFHVPLNGCGTRYWVDGEKIVYENEVRALWADHVAHRISRDSEFRLTVLCSFRNGDASLTIKVDKLPSLASSVNQGRLSLVLLSYPEDSYRQPYRDDQYPIVRYLRQPIFLEVQVLNRNDPNLHLVLDDCWATASQDPSSLPQWSIVVDGCAYDLDSYRTVFHPVGHSVSYANYRQRLEVKTFTFVSGDKALPGLIYFHCSVLICDRFQPDSPLCMRRCPRPSRSKRGSGMPGVNSAVVSLQGPVLLVPEQWSATQGSALLSKEALAAITMTTAGILSLVATVLLFLAFLKCLKRRASMVNVVC from the exons ATGGGATTGTTTGTGAAGCAGCAGTGCTTGGGTGCCTCAATGATGTG gttgctgtttctgtttggattttttttgccCTTAGCCTCTTGTGCTGATGGCCTGGAGGATCAGGATCTCTTGG AGAGTGTAACCTGTcacagggatgggatggatgtTGAGTTTTCCAGAGAGCTTGGCAACTGCTCCTGGCATGTGTATGTTGTTG ATGTGAACGATGAGGAGATGGTGTACTGTGACCATGCTGTGGATCATGAGAGACTGTTACTTAGAGTCCTGTTTGTCAACTGCACTAGCCTGGAG TATGGTCAGCACCAGCTAAGATTGAGGCTGATGGTGAATGACACaatgggagaggagaagaatgTAACCTACAGCTCTCGCTGCGATAGTGCTCATGCAGATGAAATCATTACTCCTTTCTTTGCTGGTACAACAGACTGTACAAAAGGCTTCATGGCA GTTACTTTCCCAAGACTTGTTCCAAGTCTCAGTGATAAGCACACG GTTCCCACAGCTCCAGTGAACTGGACTCTATCAATTGATGATGGAACCACAATACATCAGCTGAGCCTTGAGCAAGCCATGCAGCAGGGCTATAACTTTCTAGCTGATGGCCACAACCTCATCTTTCAGGCAGCCTTTGCTGCCACTGGAGTTGTCTCCTACAAG CACAATGATAAGGTGCTCTACACTGTGGCACTCAAACTCACGTATGGCCCTCCTGAACATAGACTGACTGTGGAGTCAAGAATGCTGTGTGCACCAG GTCCAGCAACCTGTAATGCAACACACATGACTGTTGCCATCCCAGCCTTCCCAGGGACCCTTATGGCTGTGAGTGTAGAGAATAAGACCATTCCCATGGACCAGCTTCAGGAAAATGGGATTGTTCTGGACACAAAGATGGGGGTCAAGCTGCATATTAGCAAGGGAGTCTTGAAGTCCAGG CTACATGGGGAGAGCTGTTCAGGACTTCAGTCCTACATGTCTGCTCTGAAACTGGCTTTTCACTTCCATGGGGAGACTGTGACAATGGTGATGCATCCAGAGTGCCCCTGTGACCAGCACACACCAATAG CTGCTGTATGCACTCAGGATGGGTACATGGATTTTGAAGTCCTTGCTGACAGTACTACACCACTGCTAGATTTGGATACGCTTAGGCTTAGAGATCCTGCGTGCCGGCCAGCTTTCAAGTCATCTTTGAATGACAGGGTTTGGTTTCATGTCCCACTGAATGGATGTGGGACCAGGTATTGG GTTGATGGGGAGAAGATTGTTTATGAGAATGAGGTGAGGGCATTATGGGCAGACCATGTAGCGCACAGGATCTCAAGGGACAGTGAATTCAG GCTAACAGTCCTGTGCTCCTTCAGAAATGGTGATGCCTCCCTCACTATAAAGGTAGATAAGCTTCCTTCTCTGGCTTCTTCAGTGAACCAAGGTCGCCTCTCCTTAGTTCTGCTAAGCTACCCAG AGGACTCGTACAGGCAGCCATACCGTGATGATCAGTACCCAATAGTGAGGTACCTCAGGCAGCCCATCTTCCTGGAAGTTCAGGTCTTGAACCGCAATGATCCCAACCTCCATCTGGTATTAGATGACTGTTGGGCAACAGCTTCACAAGATCCCAGCTCACTTCCCCAGTGGAGTATTGTTGTTGATGG GTGTGCGTATGACCTAGACAGCTACAGGACTGTGTTTCATCCTGTGGGGCACAGTGTCAGCTATGCAAACTATCGCCAAAGGCTGGAAGTGAAGACTTTCACCTTTGTTTCTGGTGACAAAGCCCTTCCTGGCTTA ATATATTTCCACTGCAGTGTTCTGATCTGTGACCGTTTTCAACCAGACTCCCCTTTGTGTATGAGAAGATGCCCTAGGCCATCTAGAAGCAAGCGAG GGAGTGGGATGCCAGGTGTGAACTCTGCAGTTGTGAGCTT